The genomic region CATCGGTGGACCACAGGCAGTGGTTACGGATGGTGACAGCTGGAGCATTGATGATTCCAAGACAGACCATGTCTACACCGAAAGCTTCAGCACTGCCGGTCTGGCACAGGGAGATAAGCTCTTCCTGCGCTTCGAACGTGTCAGTGTAGCCGCGAACGGCGGATGGTTTGGTGTGGATGATGTTAAGCTGGAACTGGATGGCATGAACACGGCTCCAGTGCTTGGCGATGCTAGCTTCTCCGTAGACGAGAATGGAGCGGGTGCCCTAGTGGGTACAGTCACCGCGACGGATGCGGATGCCGGGGATATCTTGAGCTACGCCATTACCGCAGGTAATGCGGGTGGTGAGTTTGCCATCAATGGCAGCACTGGAGAAATCACCACCACCACTGCACTCGATTACGAGACTGCTGGCCAGTACGTGCTGACCGTGGAAGTGACGGATGCCGGCCTTCTTAGCGATACAGCAAGCATCACGGTGAACGTCAATGACGTCAACGAAGCTCCTGTGGCCAATGATGTAAGCGGATCTGTCTCTGAAGATGCTGCAGTAGGTAGCGCTGTGGTCGCCGTGACCTCAAGTGATGTGGATGCGGGCGACAGTGCAAGCTATGCTATCACCAGTGGTAACGTTGGAGGAGCTTTCTCCATCGATAGCACGACAGGTGAGATTACCACCGCTGCTGCCCTCGACTACGAGGTGACTACTTCCTACTTGCTGACGGTCAGTGTCACCGATGGAGGTGGACTCACGGACACGGCCTTGGTGGATATCACCGTGATTGATGTTGCTGATGTGGTTAGCACCTATAGCAGTGATGCCGAGCTGGTTGTTTCAGGGCTCCTGTTCTCAGGAAACTACTTGGATACGGTAAGCTCTAACAATGTGTATGAAGTGCTTCAGGAGGAGAAGACTTCAGGCAAGCCCAGTACACGAGTCTCCAGCTTGGAGCACACCTGGAGCTTCGACATCGGAGCAGCTGGTGCCCTGGTGGAGCTGAGTGTGGAAGCCTACCATAGTTCCAATAATGAGGGTGATGACTTCGTCTTCGGGTACTCTACGGATGGTATCGTCTTTACCGACGTGATCACCGTGACCAAGACCTCGGATGATAATACCGCGCAGGTTGCTATGCTTCCAGCGGATATCAGTGGAACCGTCTACATTCGAGTGAAGGACACCGACCGCACCGTGGGCAACGGATCCCAGGACACCATCAGCATTGATCAGCTCAAGCTGGAAGTGACCCGCTAGTCCTGCTTAACTCAACAATTCCAAGGCTGCTACGATTCATGCGTAGCAGCCTTTTTTTGTGGGCATAGGTGAGTAGCGTTAGATCTCCAAAAGGTATAAGCTCCAAAAACAACTCACCCGAGGTCTACGTGCAGAACTCGGGTGAATGGTGGCTCATCTCGGATTCGAACCAAGGACACACGGATTTTCAAATTGATGCCAGCTTTCCGGAGTTTAACGAACCTTGATGAAATAACGGCTCTGAGGGTAGATGGACTAAAAAGTGTTCCTATGTTTGGGCTCATTTACAGAACTGCGGTGGTCAACTGGAGGTGGTCAATAAGAGAGCTTCGAACATAGTGCCTAATTTGTAGACGTCTCCTCAAGAATTATGTCGTCGTCGCTGGTGGCGCCGTCGGGGCCAAGGGAGCGGTTGGCGTCTCTGGGGACTTGTTTCATGACGGCAGCCCATTTTGCCCCAGTAGGAAGGGCTTCGGGACGTTTGACGAAGGCTTCCAGTAAGGCGCAATAGAACATCATCTGAAGGTTTCGAATGTAGTACAAGTGAGAACGAAGAGTGTGCAGCCAATCATCAGGATAGCAGCGGCTCCTGCGATTCGTGCTCTTCTGGAAAAGCGTTTCGTAACTCCTTCGCTTGTCTTGAGATCAAGGGCTTGCCGTCCTAGCAGGGCCAGTACGCCGATACCGCTCATCGCCACCGCCATGCCGGCGGAAATGGCTGCCACCAGAAGAATCGCGGTACCCAGAAGGTTGTTAGCCATGCCGAAGAGCAAAACTAGCAGTGCTCCGGTGCAGGGAACCGAGCCGACGGCTAGTGCGAGCCAGCCCGCTGCCCCTTGGTTTTTCTCAACGGCGGCGCAGGTCTTGCAGCCATCGTGATGGTGATGGTGATCGTCCTGCGAATGTTTCGACGCACGTAGCGCTTTCCACAACATCCAAGCTCCGATCACAGCGATGAAGGCGTAGCTAGCGAGTTTTACCGCACGATAGTCTGAAGGTGCGGCTCCCGTCGTTTGACGTACGGCGAAGTCCATAAGCCAGACAACCATGACAGCTGAGAAAACATGAAAAATTGCAATCCTGGTGCCCATCGTTACGCCGCGTTTCAGGCTTCCGCCTTCGCCGACAAAGTAGGAAATCACCACAGCCTTTCCGTGTCCGGGTCCGAGTGTGTGGACAAGTCCATAGAGAAAGGAAACTAGCAAGCCCCACCACAACGGTCCGGAGGAATCCCTGTCGCGGATCGAGGTCATGGTTTTGGTGAACATGAGCGCCACCCGAATTTGGAGGGCCTCAAACCAGCTGTGCTCGTCGCCGATCTCAGGTGCTTCGACTTTGGCAAGGATATCAGAGTCATCGGGTGAATAGTCCGAGAGCCGATCGGTGGTCATGGAAAAGGAGACCTTCACCCGGGCACTGCCATCGACGAGGAAGAGGTCGTATTCCTCAGGCTTCAATTCAAGCTTCCCCTCGAGCCAGAGAGCTGCGAAACGACCACGATCTTTGGTGCCTCCTGGCACGGTCACATGGATCATCTGATTTGGCGGTGGTGGTGGTGTGTGAACGCAGGCGCCGACCCAGGGAACGAGAAGAAATTCCATGATCCCACTCTCGTCACTACGAAGCGGAAGCATGTAGCCGGGTATCCGAATCTCTTGCCCGACCAAAGACTCATCGACCTGCGTCATGCGTCGTTCCCGTCTACGGGTTACGCGCTCGCGTTGTGATAGAATCCAATCCACGTCGATGCCGACTTCGGCGAACTCTGCGATTATCGTCTCGACCTGTTTCGCGGTCGCTCCGTCAGAGGGGATGGCATCCTTTTCTCGAAGACGCCGGAAGCGCGCGACCCGACTAAGATCTAACAACTGTTCTTCGCTGAGCTTTGCGAAAGGATCATCGAAGGGCTCCTCTGACTCGGGCAGCAGTTGCTCCCACGAGGTTTCCTTAGGTGTTGGCTCCTGAGCCGTGGCAGTGCTGGCCACCAGCACCAGCGCCAGTGTTATCCAGATTGGACAAATCAGCGATTGGGAGAACGAAACCATCCGAATGCGGCGATGATGTTGAGCAAAGTTCCGTAGGTGTTGATGGCTACCCCAACCCCCCAGGCCGTTAGGGAGGCGTATCGGGCGAGCCCCTCTAACGCTAAGGACAGGATATTTCCAATCACGCCGCCACCGCCAAAGATCAGTAAGGCAGGGATCATGGCGATGCGGTAGAACTTGATGTGTCCAAAGCGGGGCAGAAACAGGCAGCAGGAATACACGGCGAAGGCAGAGAGCGAGAAGACCACCGGGGCGGCGCTGAGGCCGGTGCCAGTGGACGATTTGAGATACCCGCTAATCAGCAGATAAGTGATCGAAGCTACTGAATACAAGGCCTGCAGCAAAAGCAGCCATTTCAGCTCGAGTCGATGACCGGTTGGTTTGTCTAACTCGCTCATGGGTGCCCTATTCATTCACGGTGTTCTTGTAAACCTTCCCGTCTTTCATGATCAGGGCGAGCGATTCGTCCGGCTTGGTTAAAATCGAAATATCTTCAAGCGGATTTCCGTTGATGAGCAAAAGATCGGCATATGCGCCTTCCTCGATGACGCCAAGCTTGCCCGGATAGGGATTGCGTGGCCCAGATAACTCCAGAATTTCTGAGTTGATCGATGTTGCCTGCCTCAAAATCTCAGCGTTGGAGAACCATTTTGTGCGATTGGTAAATTCATTGGCCTGAAGCTTTTTCAGTTCCATAGAGCCAACGAAGTCAGTGCCGAACAGCACTTTGGCTTTATGCTTCTTGGCTAGTTTCATCTGCTTGTCCAGACCGTCTGCCGCCATCTGCTGTCGCTCCTTCTGTTGCTTGTTGAAACTTTCCGGCGGCGGAGCCAAGAAAAAGCCTGTTTGAGCGGAGAGATAAGCGCCTTTCTCGACAAGCAGTTTCATCGTATCTTCGGTAAGCAGATTGGCGTGTTCAATGGACAAGACTCCAGCTTCTAGAGCGACGCGGGTTGCTCGATCAGTATAGGCATGTGCTGCGACATAGGTATTCCACCGGTCGGCTTCATCGGCAGCCGCCTTAATCTCCTCGAACGAGTACTCCATAATATCAAGCGGGTCGCGCAAGCCGCTGACCGCACCGCCCACGAAGATCTTTAGAAAATGAGATCCACGCCGCATCTGATCGCGACTTGCTGTGAGGACTTCTGGCACCCCGTCCGCAAATACAGTCCCACCGATCCGTTCCAAGATTGACTCTGCTGCGCCTCCCAGCTGTCGGGGCAGTTCATTCAATGTTCTGTAATCGCCGTGTCCAGATGTCATGCCGATGGCTGCTCCGGAGGCATAAATGCGGGGTCCAATGTGGTATCCATTGGTCAATGGCTTTCTTCACGCCGAGTACGGCACCACCAGTGTCCCGCACGGTAGTAAACCCCCTCATGAGTGTGTTCTTGGCTTCTACTAATGTGAGTGCGGCGAGGTAATCGGGTGGAGAATCAAAAAACTCACCCATGCCGGTATTCCACATGAGATGAACATGTGTATCGATGAAGCCCGGAGTCAATGTCCTGCCCTCGCCATTGATTACCGTTGCTTTATCTGGGGCGGGAATAACCTTGGCGATCTTCGAGATCTTGTTCCCTTCGATCAGCACGCTCATCGACGGAGTGAGTTCATCGCTTTTTCCGTCGAAGATTCTGACGTTGGTGATCAGGGTGAATGAGCTTTGAGGGTCAGAGGCCTCAACGTCAGGAACGGAGGTCTGCGCAATTGCAGAGACAGCAAAACTGACCAATCCGGCGATTGGCAAAAGTATTTTAGCAAAACGTGTATTCATAAAGTCATCAATTGGCTGAGTTTGAATTCAAATGGTGGGGGAGGCTTCTCACTGACAATTTGCCTTATTCATTCAAGGTGTCCTTGTAGACCTTCCCGTCTTTCATGATCAGGGCGAGCGATTCGTCCGGCTTGGTCAGAATGGAGATGTTCTTGAAAGGGTCACCATTGATTAGAAGCAGGTCAGCCAAGGCGCCTTCCTCGATGACACCGAGCTTTCCATAACGGTTTCGTGGTCCAGCCATCATTAAGAGCTCGCCGGACTTTGAGGTAGCTTGCATGAGAATCTCTGCGGGTGTGAACCACTTAGTGCGCAGCTCGAACTCCTCGGGAACTCTCTTGAGCATCTTGGGGGAAGTAATGATGTCCGACCCGAAGCTGATGTTGTTGAAACCGATCTTCTTGGCGACCTTGAACATGGTGTCGATGCCGGCGTAGGCCTCGTCGTGCTTTGCCTTTTGATCGTCGGTATAGCCGTCCGGATGAAAGGTGTATACGATGACCTGGGGTGAAAGCCAGATGTTCTTCTCCTTCATCACCCGCATGGCTTTCTCGTTCATGAGGTTTCCGTGCTCGATGCACTTTACACCGTTCTCGACGGCCCGAATAATTCCTTCTGCATTGTAGCAATGGGAGGTGACATAGGTGTTCCAGTGGGTTGCCGCTTGGACTGCCGCCTGGATTTCTTCATCCGTGAATTGCTCAACATCAAGAGGGTCGGCGTAAGAGCCAGTCCCCCCTCCTGTACAGATTTTTATCTGGGTGGCCCCACGGCGAAGAGCCTCGCGGACGACGGTGAGGACCTCGGGGACGCCATCGGCCACGGCCACGTGACCATATTTCATGTAAACGCTTGGTTCATTGAAGAGCGGACGCGCATCCTGGGCGTCGGTTCGGTGGTCGGAGTGGCCAGAGGTTTGAGATATCATCGGCCCGCTTGGAAAGATGCGTGGTCCTTTCAGGATCCCCTGGTCGATAGCCTTCTTCAGCGAGAACGAATCACCACCGACGTCGCGTACGGTCGTGAAGCCCATCATCAGGTAAGTCTCTGCGGTCTGAGTAGCGACGTAGGCGATGTATTCCTCGTCTGCCGTGGCTGCCTGCCCAAAGGACATCTGAAACATCATGTGAGCGTGCGTGTCGATGAAGCCTGGGGTTAAAATCCGTCCTCCGGCATCGATCACCGAGCCCCCCTCCGGGGCCGTGATGTTAGCAGCGATCTTTGCGATCTTATTATCCTCAATGAGGATGGATTTTCCGGTGATGAGCTCTTCGTCAACACCGTTGAAAATCTTGGCATTGGTGATGAGCGTGGTGACTGGCTTTTCCTCAGCTGCGGTAGATTGCAGGCCGAGGGCAAAGACGAATGAGGAGCATACACACGCGACGATCGTTTGGAGTTTCATGGGGGTAATGAAATTAATGGGGGTTATCAACGTAAGATCATAATTTCCAATCTATAAGGGTCAAGTTAATTCTAGCAGGTCTATTGTGTGAGGTGGCGGAGGGTGCCCGTATAAATTGAGTGAGATTTTGCAATGTCGTGGGTGGCTTTCGGGTAGAGTGCTGGCACGAAGTTCATTGTTCTGGATAAGAATATACTTCTAACAAAATGGTGACGCTGGTTGATTCCCTAACTCTCTCTGAAGTCAATGAGGTGGTGAGTACGTTGCGCTCTCGTGACGTGAGTTGCCATGTGGCTGGTGGGGGGGGGCATGGTTTTGCGGGTAGCAAAGGGGCGTTGCAAGGCTGGGCCTGTGTAAGGAAATCTACGTCTTCCTCAGTATCTATCGGCTGCGGGTCATCGCCCAATGCGGATAAACTAACAAACAATGAATCACAAAATGCCCTGTCCTCAAACTTTGGTGTAGACCCTAAAAACAACTCACCCGAGGTCTGCGTGCAGATCTCGGGTGAATGGTGGCTCATCTCGGATTCGAACCAAGGACACACGGATTTTCAATCCGTTGCTCTACCAACTGAGCTAATGAGCCGTTTTGATTTGTTTGTTTACCGCGTTGCGGTGCGCGTTGTGTAGTGTGAGTGGGGGGATTTGACAACCTAAAAATGATGTTTTCGGCTGTTTTTTTCAGTGAGGGTGGGGGCTAGAGGTGGTCGGAGGCAATGCTGAGTGCTACTTGAATGCTGGTAGCGAGGCTGTTGCGGGAAATGATGTCCAGATTGTCTTTTTCGGTGTGCCACCAATCGCTGGAGCTGAAATCTCCGATCAGGTCTATGGTCGGGATGCCATAAAGGTTCATGGGAACGTGGTCATCCAGGATAAAGCGGTCCGCATAGGTGAAGGAATCCTGTAGCTCGAAGCGGGTGCGCGCTTTCTCGTAGGATTGTTTGAGCTTCTTTGGGGTGTCTGATGGAATGGCGATCTTGAGGTCTTTGTGGCCGATCATGTCCAGTAGGATTCCGAACTCAGGAAGTTTGGGATAAGGCGCTGTCTGTCTTGAGGCGCTCGAGGCTACACGTTTGGAGTAGTAATCACTGCCGTAGAGTCCGTCTTGTTGTCCTTGTTGTTCCAGGTATTCGATGCCGCCTTTGAGAGCTTCTTCTCCATCAAAGAAGACGAGCTCCATCTTGGACGCTTGGTCCGGGTGATGCTTATGCAGGTACTCGGCGATCTCTAGGATGGCCCCGGCACAAGAGGCTGCATCGTCTGCACCGAGGAAGTTGGTTTGTAGCTTGCTGTCGATGTGGGCAGCGAGAACACCTTTGACTGGTTTGCTCCAAGTGCGGGATGTCCCATCCGGTGCGTAGCGGGCGATGACATTCGTGAAAGTTTTCTGACCCAGTGGGGTGGAGGTTTGGAAGGGCTGTTCAATACAAGTCCAGCCATGCTTCTTGAGCTCAGCGATGATATAAGCGCGGGTACTGGCAAGAGCCGCGGACTCTACTGGCCGCGGCCCGAAACTCAGGATTTTTTCGGTATGACCGTATGCTTTGGAGCCAAAGTCCCATTTCTGAGAACTAACCAGTAGATCTACAGAGGATGTTGGAGCAGGGGTGTCCGGCGCAGCATCCTTACAGGATGAAAAGATCACTGCACTTGCACAGAGAAGAGTGGCTAGTCGGATGGTCACCGTTCTAACAGATGTGATTAGAAGTCGTTAAGGGATACGCCGAGCAGCTCAAGGATGCGGTTAAGATCCTCGTTGCCGTAGTATTCGATCTCGATGCGACCTTTCTTCGGAGTGTGGTGAATATTGATACGCGTAGAGAAGTCCTGCTGAAGCTGAGTCTGGATCTTACCAATGAGCGCCACTTCCTCAGAGGAGGCACCACCAGCGTTGGTAGTCTTACTGGTGGTCTTCTGCTTGTTGAAATCCTGGGTGAGTTTTTCAGCCGCACGTACGGTGAGCTTCTTCTTGATGATCTGGTCTGCGGCGAGCAGCTGCTCCTTGTCCTCTTTGAGGGCAAGAATAGCTTTTGCGTGTCCTACGGTGAGGCGGCCGTGGGCGACCATGTTTTGGACGTCTGAGTGTAGGTCAAGCAGGCGCATGGCGTTTGCTACGCTGGCGCGGGATTTACCCACTCTGGTAGCAATCTCATCCTGCTTCATGTCGAACTCCTTGGCGAGGCGAACGTAACCAGCAGCTTCCTCGATCGGGTTGAGGTCTTCACGCTGGAGGTTCTCAATGAGAGCCATTTCCAGTACGTCACGGTCGGAAGCCGTGCGGATGATGACGGGAACTTCAGTCAGCTTGAGTCGGTTAGAGGCTCTCCAGCGGCGCTCACCTGCGATGAGCTCGAGCTTGCCGTTTACCTCACGGGTGATGAGTGGCTGGATGATGCCGTGCTGACGGATGGAATCCATCAGGTCATCCAGCTGACCGTCTGTGAAATGTTTACGTGGCTGCAGGGGGGAGGGGACTACGGAGTCGATAGGTACGAGTCGTACTTCGTTGTCGCGGGTGCCGGGTGCATCATTTGCTTTCGCTACGTTGTTCGCGCTGTTAGATGCTATCGGGGTTGGATTATCTTGTTTTTTGATGAGTGCTCCGAGCCCTTTGCCTAATGCCTTCTTCGCCATAAGGTGTGAAGGATAGAATGATGCCACAGAGTTTTGCAAAGCTGTTTTTTATATTTCGTTTTGCTGAACTATTGTGTGAAAATTGTGAATAACTTCCTAGCTGCCGAAGTGCTGGTGGGTGTGAGAGTTGTGAGTAGGTGGAGGACAGCAGTACTGTCATAAAAAACGGCCAGGAGTGTCCTGGCCGATGGGTAAAAAGAAGCTCTATCAGTTGATCCGTGTTAACCGGCTTTCTTGATCCCGAGTTTTGTCTCGTGCTCAGGGTCAATGGGGTGACCTGCACGAAGGGCGTCGTTGTAGTACTTGCGTGCTTGCTTGAGGTCGCCCTTCATGAGTTGGATGATGGACATGTTGTAGTGCGCTTCGTGGAACTCAGGGTTGAGGCGGATAGCGTTATCAAAGCTCTCCTCAGCCTTATTGAGTTCGCTGTTCTGCGCGGCAATGATGCCCATGTAGAGGTAGGCCATGGGGTCTTCAGGTTTGAGGTCGATGGCTTTCTTGAGTGACTTGGAGGCTAGGGCATCCTCCTTCATGTAGTAGCGGGACATGCCAAGCATGAAGTGAGCGTATGGGTTGTTTGGGCGGGTGGTGATACCTGTCTCAAAGATACGTGATGCGTCTTGTAGCAACTCCGCATCTCCGCTTTCGTTGGCAAGTCTCAGTCGAAGCACGCCACGGTTGATCAGGAAGTTGTAATCGTAGGTGGTATCGTAAGCCATGTCGTAGGTGTCAATGGCAGGCTCAAGCTTCCCTTTCTCGATGAATCCCTTGGCCATGCTGTGGTAGGCGTTGATCTGCTCTTCGCGGCGCTGTTCTGCAATGTCTCTCTCTGTGCCGCTGGCGTATTTTTTACGGGGGTTGATGAAGGTGTCTGTAGACTCAGACTGGTCGATGTACTGCTGCTCCTTTTCCGTGAGGGTGACGGCATTTGAGGCCAATTCGTCCATCAGCTTTTTGAGGTTCTCGTCTTTGTTGGCGAGTTTGTTGTATTCTGAGGAAAGAGTCTCATCGACACGGCGGCGGTGCTTGAGGGCAGCCATCAGGCGTTTTGTTGTGCCGCGCAGGACCTCGATCTCCTCTTTCTCTATATCGGTGAGCTGAGGTTGGCTGCTCTTCAGGTTGAGTTGCTCACGTGTTTCTTTGAGGGTATTCTCTAGAAGGCTGATGCGCTTGATGAAGTTGATGCGCTCGTCCTTTAGATTGAGTATTTGCTGCTTGGCGATGGCGAGATCGTTTTCGGCCTCGATGACTCTGTCTTGAGCCACGTTCTTGTCTCGGTGAAGAATTTCCATGTCCTTCTTCAGCTTCACAATCTCATTGCCAAGGCGGAGGTTTTCCTTCATGAGCTTTTTGCCTCTCTCAACATCGCTGAGCTGGAGAAGCCCGCTGAGCTTGTCACGTTCTGCAGTCATCTTTTCCAAGTCGATGCGCAGCTGGTCAGCGATGGCGTTGGACTTGTTGAGTTGCTCGGTAAGCTCGTTGATCTGTTTCTGTTGGTCAGCTAGCTGGGTCTGGTAATCGTTTACCTGCTTACGCAGCTTTTGGTTTTCCGCGCGCAGGGATCGAACGACAGCGCTGGCATTATCCTTGGCTGCTTCGAGCTGCTGTTCCTTGCGCTTGAGCTGGGCTTGTAACAGGTCGATTTGTACTTTGTCGGCCGCTTGCTTTTTGTAGGCCGCTTCGAGCTTTTTGGCTTGGGTAC from Rubritalea squalenifaciens DSM 18772 harbors:
- a CDS encoding tetratricopeptide repeat protein, which encodes MMSRLIHTYTSILVIAVLTFLPLSSMAQVEDTTDPGAIYLSAFTAVIQAEKYEKAKDYKQAWEKYHQALRLYKTLSNVHPDWKPNIVNPRIASTQETIDKISPMAEKEYALERARLAHLVEGAPKQGDPKTPDPSGKLFTPSEQRELAGINSDQNYYKRLLETERLKHAQEIQNREAEIKSLKAQLTPGKESPEIRMLNGEIARLQLEIRNLKANDMKTQAKYQETIDELRRRREHLASAPIRKEVENLRKETEIQKKELGIISRDFRTQAKKLEAAYKKQAADKVQIDLLQAQLKRKEQQLEAAKDNASAVVRSLRAENQKLRKQVNDYQTQLADQQKQINELTEQLNKSNAIADQLRIDLEKMTAERDKLSGLLQLSDVERGKKLMKENLRLGNEIVKLKKDMEILHRDKNVAQDRVIEAENDLAIAKQQILNLKDERINFIKRISLLENTLKETREQLNLKSSQPQLTDIEKEEIEVLRGTTKRLMAALKHRRRVDETLSSEYNKLANKDENLKKLMDELASNAVTLTEKEQQYIDQSESTDTFINPRKKYASGTERDIAEQRREEQINAYHSMAKGFIEKGKLEPAIDTYDMAYDTTYDYNFLINRGVLRLRLANESGDAELLQDASRIFETGITTRPNNPYAHFMLGMSRYYMKEDALASKSLKKAIDLKPEDPMAYLYMGIIAAQNSELNKAEESFDNAIRLNPEFHEAHYNMSIIQLMKGDLKQARKYYNDALRAGHPIDPEHETKLGIKKAG
- a CDS encoding ParB/RepB/Spo0J family partition protein, with the translated sequence MAKKALGKGLGALIKKQDNPTPIASNSANNVAKANDAPGTRDNEVRLVPIDSVVPSPLQPRKHFTDGQLDDLMDSIRQHGIIQPLITREVNGKLELIAGERRWRASNRLKLTEVPVIIRTASDRDVLEMALIENLQREDLNPIEEAAGYVRLAKEFDMKQDEIATRVGKSRASVANAMRLLDLHSDVQNMVAHGRLTVGHAKAILALKEDKEQLLAADQIIKKKLTVRAAEKLTQDFNKQKTTSKTTNAGGASSEEVALIGKIQTQLQQDFSTRINIHHTPKKGRIEIEYYGNEDLNRILELLGVSLNDF
- a CDS encoding metal-dependent hydrolase family protein, with the protein product MKLQTIVACVCSSFVFALGLQSTAAEEKPVTTLITNAKIFNGVDEELITGKSILIEDNKIAKIAANITAPEGGSVIDAGGRILTPGFIDTHAHMMFQMSFGQAATADEEYIAYVATQTAETYLMMGFTTVRDVGGDSFSLKKAIDQGILKGPRIFPSGPMISQTSGHSDHRTDAQDARPLFNEPSVYMKYGHVAVADGVPEVLTVVREALRRGATQIKICTGGGTGSYADPLDVEQFTDEEIQAAVQAATHWNTYVTSHCYNAEGIIRAVENGVKCIEHGNLMNEKAMRVMKEKNIWLSPQVIVYTFHPDGYTDDQKAKHDEAYAGIDTMFKVAKKIGFNNISFGSDIITSPKMLKRVPEEFELRTKWFTPAEILMQATSKSGELLMMAGPRNRYGKLGVIEEGALADLLLINGDPFKNISILTKPDESLALIMKDGKVYKDTLNE
- a CDS encoding M28 family peptidase, translated to MTIRLATLLCASAVIFSSCKDAAPDTPAPTSSVDLLVSSQKWDFGSKAYGHTEKILSFGPRPVESAALASTRAYIIAELKKHGWTCIEQPFQTSTPLGQKTFTNVIARYAPDGTSRTWSKPVKGVLAAHIDSKLQTNFLGADDAASCAGAILEIAEYLHKHHPDQASKMELVFFDGEEALKGGIEYLEQQGQQDGLYGSDYYSKRVASSASRQTAPYPKLPEFGILLDMIGHKDLKIAIPSDTPKKLKQSYEKARTRFELQDSFTYADRFILDDHVPMNLYGIPTIDLIGDFSSSDWWHTEKDNLDIISRNSLATSIQVALSIASDHL
- a CDS encoding amidohydrolase family protein; translated protein: MTSGHGDYRTLNELPRQLGGAAESILERIGGTVFADGVPEVLTASRDQMRRGSHFLKIFVGGAVSGLRDPLDIMEYSFEEIKAAADEADRWNTYVAAHAYTDRATRVALEAGVLSIEHANLLTEDTMKLLVEKGAYLSAQTGFFLAPPPESFNKQQKERQQMAADGLDKQMKLAKKHKAKVLFGTDFVGSMELKKLQANEFTNRTKWFSNAEILRQATSINSEILELSGPRNPYPGKLGVIEEGAYADLLLINGNPLEDISILTKPDESLALIMKDGKVYKNTVNE
- a CDS encoding amidohydrolase family protein translates to MNTRFAKILLPIAGLVSFAVSAIAQTSVPDVEASDPQSSFTLITNVRIFDGKSDELTPSMSVLIEGNKISKIAKVIPAPDKATVINGEGRTLTPGFIDTHVHLMWNTGMGEFFDSPPDYLAALTLVEAKNTLMRGFTTVRDTGGAVLGVKKAIDQWIPHWTPHLCLRSSHRHDIWTRRLQNIE
- a CDS encoding DUF3299 domain-containing protein, producing MVSFSQSLICPIWITLALVLVASTATAQEPTPKETSWEQLLPESEEPFDDPFAKLSEEQLLDLSRVARFRRLREKDAIPSDGATAKQVETIIAEFAEVGIDVDWILSQRERVTRRRERRMTQVDESLVGQEIRIPGYMLPLRSDESGIMEFLLVPWVGACVHTPPPPPNQMIHVTVPGGTKDRGRFAALWLEGKLELKPEEYDLFLVDGSARVKVSFSMTTDRLSDYSPDDSDILAKVEAPEIGDEHSWFEALQIRVALMFTKTMTSIRDRDSSGPLWWGLLVSFLYGLVHTLGPGHGKAVVISYFVGEGGSLKRGVTMGTRIAIFHVFSAVMVVWLMDFAVRQTTGAAPSDYRAVKLASYAFIAVIGAWMLWKALRASKHSQDDHHHHHDGCKTCAAVEKNQGAAGWLALAVGSVPCTGALLVLLFGMANNLLGTAILLVAAISAGMAVAMSGIGVLALLGRQALDLKTSEGVTKRFSRRARIAGAAAILMIGCTLFVLTCTTFETFR